In a single window of the Methanofollis ethanolicus genome:
- a CDS encoding sodium:solute symporter family transporter codes for MTIEVLIILLYLASMLAIGFIVQRRGGVETSKGYLVANRNVGPVLIGGTLFATFWGGGTLLGGAGAAYGGHMLATIADPWASGITLLLMAIFFVTILRKMKIASLGEMYYLRYGSKGALVASILSLPTLIFWTSVQILAISKILNVLVGIPGVESAIIAGLIVIVYTYLGGMLAVIITDNIQMVLILLGLAVLIPTGITYVGGFDVIAANTPTDFWSILPSDNSPSGIGWTVTGIMAWFAAWCGMGLGSLASLDISQRVFCARDDQAARQGLLLGTGLYWVAGLGPIFLGLLGIVMINTGMIDSAILAEDPELIVPFLAKTLLSPWMMALFIGSLMAAIMSTASSAIFASAAVISTNFVHGAVSDHIRDEKAVLRFTRFLVVAIGIFCIGISFCAPGLYDLMIFGFTLLFACLFWAVVCGLFWKRANAPGAIASMLGGLVTTVLGIVVLSIQQGAPTVVPPDNEWTVFFTFGPTVVAGIAMYVVSMLTQETYPPVPLKDTDGNVLKWPDLETGSGGIVKEQGHPAVLASPVSTEDD; via the coding sequence ATGACCATAGAAGTCCTGATTATTCTGCTGTACCTCGCCTCGATGCTTGCCATCGGCTTTATTGTCCAGCGCCGGGGAGGCGTCGAGACGTCCAAGGGGTACCTGGTCGCCAACAGAAACGTGGGCCCTGTTCTTATCGGGGGGACACTTTTTGCCACGTTCTGGGGCGGCGGCACCCTCCTCGGGGGTGCCGGTGCGGCCTATGGGGGTCACATGCTTGCCACCATCGCGGACCCGTGGGCCTCGGGCATCACGCTCCTGCTGATGGCGATATTCTTCGTGACGATCCTGCGGAAGATGAAGATCGCGTCCCTCGGTGAGATGTATTACCTGCGGTACGGGTCGAAAGGGGCACTTGTCGCCTCCATCCTCTCCCTTCCCACCCTCATCTTCTGGACCTCGGTGCAGATCCTCGCCATCAGCAAGATCCTCAACGTCCTTGTCGGCATTCCCGGCGTCGAGAGTGCCATCATCGCGGGGCTGATCGTGATTGTCTATACCTACCTCGGGGGCATGCTCGCCGTCATCATCACCGACAATATCCAGATGGTCCTCATCCTGCTCGGTCTCGCCGTCCTCATACCGACAGGGATCACGTACGTCGGCGGCTTCGATGTCATCGCCGCCAACACGCCGACGGACTTCTGGTCGATCCTCCCGAGCGACAACTCCCCGAGCGGGATCGGGTGGACGGTCACCGGTATCATGGCCTGGTTTGCGGCATGGTGCGGCATGGGTCTTGGCAGCCTTGCGTCCCTGGACATCTCACAGCGTGTCTTCTGTGCCCGTGACGACCAGGCCGCACGGCAGGGCCTTCTCCTCGGCACCGGACTGTACTGGGTCGCCGGCCTCGGCCCGATCTTCCTCGGCCTTCTTGGCATCGTGATGATCAACACCGGCATGATCGACAGCGCCATCCTTGCCGAAGACCCCGAACTGATCGTGCCCTTCCTGGCAAAGACCCTCCTCTCCCCCTGGATGATGGCCCTCTTCATCGGTTCCCTGATGGCGGCGATCATGTCAACGGCGAGTTCCGCAATCTTCGCGTCCGCGGCCGTGATCTCGACCAACTTCGTCCACGGTGCGGTCTCCGACCACATCAGGGACGAAAAGGCGGTGCTGCGCTTCACCCGTTTCCTCGTCGTCGCCATCGGTATCTTCTGCATCGGGATCAGTTTCTGTGCGCCCGGCCTCTACGACCTGATGATCTTCGGGTTCACCCTGCTCTTCGCCTGCCTCTTCTGGGCCGTCGTCTGCGGTCTCTTCTGGAAGAGAGCGAACGCACCCGGCGCCATCGCCTCGATGCTTGGCGGCCTTGTCACGACGGTCCTCGGGATCGTCGTCCTCTCGATACAGCAGGGGGCGCCGACTGTTGTCCCGCCCGACAACGAGTGGACGGTCTTCTTCACCTTCGGGCCAACGGTCGTCGCCGGCATCGCCATGTATGTCGTATCCATGCTGACGCAGGAGACGTACCCGCCTGTCCCGCTGAAGGACACGGACGGGAATGTTCTCAAGTGGCCTGACCTGGAGACAGGATCCGGAGGAATAGTAAAAGAACAGGGGCATCCTGCCGTGCTCGCCTCGCCGGTGAGCACCGAGGACGATTGA
- a CDS encoding flavodoxin domain-containing protein, translated as MIEETMNTKILVAYASRYGSTREIADSVARTLEKAGYTVDCMNVMDVSDLSPYAAVVAGSPIYMGKWLVEAVDFVKRFSVELHEKPLAVFAVGYSMKDETDMIRRSASASMTEVRIYVRPQVEGLFAGKFEPEGMSRADLDIMKMAGAVPGDARDWSQLSRWAEALPSVLFSLKE; from the coding sequence ATGATAGAGGAGACCATGAACACGAAGATCCTTGTAGCCTATGCGAGCCGGTACGGCTCGACCCGGGAGATCGCCGATTCGGTGGCGCGGACACTCGAAAAGGCGGGCTATACCGTTGACTGCATGAATGTGATGGACGTCTCCGACCTCTCGCCCTATGCGGCGGTCGTCGCGGGGAGCCCGATCTATATGGGCAAATGGCTCGTCGAGGCGGTGGACTTCGTCAAGAGGTTCAGTGTCGAACTGCATGAGAAACCGCTCGCCGTCTTCGCCGTCGGCTACTCGATGAAGGACGAGACAGACATGATCCGGAGGTCGGCGTCGGCCTCGATGACCGAGGTCAGGATCTATGTCAGGCCGCAGGTCGAAGGCCTCTTCGCCGGGAAATTCGAGCCCGAGGGGATGAGCAGGGCCGACCTCGACATCATGAAGATGGCCGGCGCCGTCCCCGGCGACGCACGGGACTGGAGTCAGCTCTCCCGCTGGGCAGAAGCCCTGCCGTCGGTCCTCTTCTCTCTCAAGGAGTGA
- a CDS encoding DUF2156 domain-containing protein has product MLTLDDFTPLALEDRAFFLDLYARYPQQHSDMSFVTMMCWNHYAHYAYARVGDGVVIMSVIEEEKTFRGPIGPRGPAALEDVLDLAVREGCAAPYYVFDEETLAWVKALYPGLPFRSDRDFADYVYLASDLDDLPGKKYLTIRGHLNRFRRNCEPVVDEMGPENLGEVREFLKKWCAWRHCDESPVLAEEKEAVLYAMDHFSALGLAGLMIRVNGAIAAISVYDALNLDTGLIHFEKGLPDCEGVYKAVNQEAAHVLATDHTYINRESDVGVPGLREAKLRYHPHQMAEVHVAEKANLEKRHQERGEI; this is encoded by the coding sequence ATGCTCACACTCGATGACTTCACACCTCTGGCCCTGGAGGACAGGGCCTTCTTCCTCGATCTCTATGCGAGGTACCCGCAGCAGCACTCGGACATGAGTTTCGTGACCATGATGTGCTGGAACCACTATGCCCACTACGCCTATGCCCGTGTCGGGGACGGCGTCGTGATCATGAGTGTGATCGAAGAGGAGAAGACCTTCAGGGGGCCGATCGGCCCGCGTGGCCCCGCGGCCCTGGAGGACGTCCTCGACCTCGCCGTCAGGGAGGGCTGTGCCGCCCCCTATTATGTCTTCGATGAGGAGACCCTGGCCTGGGTGAAGGCACTCTATCCCGGTCTCCCTTTCAGGTCTGACCGGGACTTCGCCGACTATGTCTACCTCGCCTCAGACCTCGACGATTTGCCGGGAAAGAAGTACCTCACCATCCGCGGCCACCTCAACCGGTTCAGGCGGAACTGCGAACCTGTCGTCGACGAGATGGGCCCGGAGAACCTCGGCGAGGTGCGGGAGTTCCTGAAAAAATGGTGTGCGTGGCGGCACTGCGACGAGTCGCCGGTGCTGGCCGAGGAGAAGGAGGCAGTCCTCTATGCCATGGACCACTTCTCCGCCCTCGGCCTCGCCGGCCTGATGATCCGGGTGAACGGGGCGATCGCCGCCATCTCTGTCTACGACGCCCTCAACCTCGACACGGGCCTCATCCACTTCGAGAAAGGGCTGCCAGACTGCGAAGGGGTGTACAAGGCCGTGAACCAGGAGGCAGCCCACGTGCTTGCCACGGACCATACCTACATCAACCGCGAGTCAGACGTCGGCGTGCCGGGCCTGCGAGAGGCAAAACTCCGCTACCACCCCCACCAGATGGCAGAGGTCCATGTGGCGGAGAAGGCCAACCTGGAAAAGAGACATCAGGAGAGGGGGGAAATATGA
- a CDS encoding GNAT family N-acetyltransferase, whose amino-acid sequence MDPDIALHVVAAWDAGEIVDLYRAGRWWQEEWSLDGIAPLIAGSFCFVVATDGDRTVGMGRAISDGCSDAYLQDIVVLPAYRRRGIGDAIVERLVSFCREKGISWIGLVAQPGTIPFYERHGFAPMKGHVPMLLGENHAHTR is encoded by the coding sequence ATGGACCCCGATATCGCCCTCCATGTCGTCGCCGCCTGGGACGCCGGTGAGATCGTCGACCTGTACCGTGCCGGCAGGTGGTGGCAGGAGGAGTGGTCGCTCGACGGCATCGCCCCCCTCATCGCCGGGAGTTTCTGCTTTGTCGTCGCCACGGACGGCGACCGCACCGTCGGCATGGGCCGGGCGATCTCTGATGGGTGCTCGGATGCCTATCTCCAGGACATCGTCGTCCTCCCCGCATACAGGCGCCGGGGGATCGGCGACGCCATCGTCGAAAGACTTGTTTCCTTCTGCAGGGAGAAGGGGATCTCCTGGATCGGCCTTGTCGCACAGCCAGGGACCATACCTTTCTATGAAAGGCACGGCTTCGCCCCGATGAAGGGACACGTGCCGATGCTCCTCGGAGAGAACCATGCTCACACTCGATGA
- a CDS encoding indolepyruvate oxidoreductase subunit beta, whose amino-acid sequence MSSYDLLIVGIGGQGTILASNIIGEACLIEGVPIKGVETHGMAQRGGSVESHVRIGGTFGPLISPGGADLMIALDLMEAVRYRHYLKPEGRIIANDHTVVPTSVFMQKLPMPARDDLVAALEGHPTTIVDAAGLAAEAGNLIVQNVVMLGAAAPHLPLKVESLEEAVRRLVPQKFLDLNLKAFALGREAGRS is encoded by the coding sequence ATGAGCAGTTACGACCTTCTGATCGTCGGTATCGGCGGGCAGGGCACGATCCTCGCCTCGAACATCATCGGCGAGGCCTGCCTCATCGAAGGCGTCCCGATCAAGGGCGTCGAGACCCACGGCATGGCCCAGCGCGGCGGTTCCGTCGAGAGCCACGTGCGTATCGGGGGCACTTTCGGCCCCCTGATCTCGCCGGGCGGGGCCGACCTGATGATCGCCCTCGACCTCATGGAAGCGGTGCGGTACCGCCACTACCTCAAGCCCGAGGGCAGGATCATCGCGAACGACCACACCGTCGTCCCGACCTCGGTCTTCATGCAGAAACTCCCGATGCCCGCACGCGACGACCTCGTCGCCGCCCTCGAAGGCCACCCGACGACCATCGTCGACGCCGCGGGCCTCGCCGCGGAGGCGGGCAACCTCATCGTCCAGAACGTCGTCATGCTCGGCGCCGCCGCCCCCCACCTCCCCCTCAAGGTGGAGAGCCTGGAGGAGGCGGTCCGGCGCCTCGTCCCGCAGAAGTTCCTGGACCTCAACCTCAAGGCCTTCGCCCTCGGCCGCGAGGCCGGGCGGTCCTGA